The following proteins come from a genomic window of Edaphobacter sp. 4G125:
- a CDS encoding endonuclease/exonuclease/phosphatase family protein, translated as MACLATRHCGLSRVDQNDEYDQVHDLLGSGFHIAHQKQRGPQGMGISIASRWPLGEVQELDLNVTLRCAGFPAGTLIAEVRAPTPLGSFLFVNHFPHFQLSFERERELQAVVAARFIEDQIRDNSRQVILAGDFDADPDAASIRFWSGRQSLDGISVCYRDAWASTHSNDDTGHTFTPANPVVKDQVVKDMRPFRDWPFRRIDYIFVRFGAHGGQALDIVQCARIFDKPINGVWASDHFGLVADFAMPGIS; from the coding sequence ATTGCGTGCCTTGCAACCCGACATTGTGGCCTTTCAAGAGTCGATCAAAACGACGAGTATGACCAGGTTCATGATCTTCTTGGTTCGGGGTTTCACATAGCCCATCAAAAGCAGCGAGGCCCACAGGGAATGGGCATCTCCATCGCCAGTCGCTGGCCACTCGGAGAAGTGCAGGAACTGGATCTGAACGTGACTCTTCGCTGTGCAGGGTTTCCGGCTGGAACCTTGATCGCGGAGGTACGGGCACCGACCCCGTTGGGATCATTCCTGTTCGTCAATCATTTTCCCCATTTTCAATTGAGCTTTGAGCGCGAACGAGAGCTTCAGGCAGTAGTTGCAGCCCGGTTCATCGAAGATCAGATAAGAGACAACTCTCGGCAAGTCATTTTGGCTGGGGACTTCGACGCAGACCCGGATGCTGCCAGCATACGTTTCTGGTCAGGACGCCAGTCGCTCGATGGTATCAGCGTATGCTATCGCGATGCGTGGGCAAGCACGCATTCGAATGACGATACAGGACATACCTTTACTCCTGCTAACCCGGTCGTAAAAGACCAAGTCGTCAAAGATATGCGCCCGTTCCGTGATTGGCCTTTTCGGAGAATTGACTACATCTTCGTGCGTTTTGGCGCACATGGAGGACAGGCTCTGGATATTGTGCAGTGCGCACGAATCTTCGATAAGCCGATCAATGGTGTGTGGGCCAGTGACCATTTCGGTCTGGTGGCTGATTTCGCTATGCCAGGTATTTCGTGA
- the thrS gene encoding threonine--tRNA ligase, which yields MLEIDHRVIGVKLGLFHQQVEGPGMVFWHPRGWQLYRIIEDYIRDRMREMGFSEVRTPQLLARSLWEESGHWDKFGKDMYSVTDHDAERALCLKPMSCPCHIQLFNKHIRSYNELPLRYCEFGNCHRDEPSGSLHGLMRTRAFTQDDAHVFCAESQLVTEIGRFCQLLRRVYQDFGFGSYTVALSTRPPHRMGSEQIWDRAEEALANAASAAEVEFELRPGEGAFYGPKLEFHLMDGRGRSWQCGTVQLDFFLPERLNARFINDQGRQEIPVMIHHAILGSIERFIGILLEHYEGWLPNWLAPEPLVVSTITTADIPYALEVAADLKAAGLRVSLDTRAERLGRKIMDARDKCIPLMIVLGARDARERTISLRHRNGAQEVYNLDDSVPVLRNECGGPLAFRGKYLEG from the coding sequence ATGCTTGAAATTGATCATCGAGTTATCGGAGTGAAACTTGGCCTGTTTCATCAACAGGTCGAAGGACCAGGAATGGTCTTCTGGCACCCGAGAGGGTGGCAGCTATACCGGATTATCGAGGATTACATCCGGGATCGCATGAGGGAGATGGGATTTAGCGAAGTGCGGACTCCCCAATTGCTGGCGCGCTCACTATGGGAAGAAAGTGGCCATTGGGATAAATTCGGCAAGGACATGTACTCCGTGACCGACCATGATGCCGAACGGGCGCTTTGTCTTAAGCCAATGAGTTGTCCTTGCCACATCCAACTGTTTAACAAACATATTCGTTCTTACAATGAATTACCGCTTCGGTATTGCGAGTTCGGAAATTGCCATCGGGATGAGCCGTCTGGTTCGCTTCACGGTCTGATGCGCACTCGTGCATTCACGCAAGACGATGCTCATGTATTTTGCGCGGAAAGCCAATTGGTAACGGAGATCGGTCGGTTCTGTCAGTTACTCCGACGTGTCTATCAGGATTTTGGGTTTGGTAGCTATACGGTTGCGCTTTCCACACGACCGCCACACCGTATGGGTTCCGAACAAATTTGGGACCGAGCCGAAGAAGCTCTGGCAAATGCTGCTTCCGCTGCTGAGGTGGAGTTCGAATTGCGTCCAGGGGAAGGTGCGTTCTATGGACCGAAGTTAGAGTTCCACCTGATGGATGGTCGAGGACGAAGTTGGCAATGTGGAACGGTCCAGTTGGACTTCTTTCTTCCAGAACGCTTGAATGCACGATTTATCAACGATCAGGGTCGGCAGGAAATCCCTGTGATGATTCATCACGCAATTCTCGGCAGCATCGAGCGTTTCATTGGGATTCTCCTAGAGCACTATGAAGGGTGGTTACCGAATTGGCTGGCGCCTGAACCGCTAGTCGTTTCGACAATCACCACGGCTGATATCCCTTACGCCCTTGAAGTGGCGGCGGATTTGAAGGCTGCCGGGCTACGCGTCAGCCTCGATACGCGGGCAGAACGCCTAGGAAGAAAGATTATGGACGCGCGAGATAAGTGTATTCCGCTGATGATCGTTCTCGGTGCGCGCGATGCACGGGAACGCACAATCTCGCTGCGACATAGAAATGGGGCGCAGGAGGTTTACAACCTGGACGACTCAGTTCCTGTTCTTCGCAATGAATGTGGCGGTCCCTTGGCGTTCAGAGGTAAGTACTTGGAAGGATGA
- a CDS encoding endonuclease/exonuclease/phosphatase family protein has protein sequence MLTEPYSTIATRSGDVRVLTLNLWQQYGAWPDRRSLLIEGLRALQPDIVAFQESIKTTSMTRFMIFLVRGFT, from the coding sequence ATGCTGACCGAGCCGTACTCCACAATCGCAACGCGCAGCGGGGATGTGCGGGTGCTTACCCTCAATCTATGGCAACAGTACGGGGCTTGGCCGGACCGCCGCTCTCTACTCATCGAAGGATTGCGTGCCTTGCAACCCGACATTGTGGCCTTTCAAGAGTCGATCAAAACGACGAGTATGACCAGGTTCATGATCTTCTTGGTTCGGGGTTTCACATAG
- a CDS encoding alpha/beta fold hydrolase, with amino-acid sequence MDTSKSFPMNRRSFILSTMNLAASVAISPRELLAEARKFDAEYYRRHRKFLDVDQGRVAYLEKGHGPPALFLHGFPLNGYQWRGALERLHTLRRCIAPDLMGMGCSEIRDDVAITPNSQVDMLASFLDRLRIREVDLITDNKASVSCNPRI; translated from the coding sequence ATGGATACATCCAAGTCGTTTCCGATGAATCGCAGATCGTTCATTCTATCTACAATGAATCTTGCTGCTTCTGTCGCGATCAGTCCTCGTGAACTCTTAGCCGAGGCAAGAAAGTTCGACGCGGAATACTACCGGCGTCATCGTAAGTTTCTTGATGTGGATCAAGGGAGAGTTGCATATCTAGAAAAAGGGCATGGTCCCCCCGCACTCTTTCTCCATGGATTTCCGTTGAACGGCTATCAGTGGCGCGGTGCGCTGGAGCGGCTTCACACCCTCAGGCGATGCATTGCTCCGGACCTTATGGGCATGGGGTGCTCCGAAATCCGCGATGATGTCGCCATCACTCCCAATTCTCAAGTAGACATGCTCGCCTCATTCCTGGATCGGCTGCGGATTCGCGAAGTAGATCTCATCACGGATAACAAGGCGAGCGTCTCTTGCAATCCGCGCATCTGA
- a CDS encoding carboxymuconolactone decarboxylase family protein: protein MNVRLDPVAAAPSLMKDWHRTAFAIVSSLDPKLVELVEIRASQINGCANCLNLHTIFAREKGETEQRINLLSVWQEAPCYTDRERAALGWTEAMTRLAERHDHDNAYEALKAHFTEEEQVKLTLAIVIINGWNRISVGFGGFADPVAIKAKAGAAA, encoded by the coding sequence ATGAATGTCAGACTTGATCCCGTTGCCGCCGCCCCTTCACTCATGAAGGACTGGCATCGCACGGCGTTTGCCATCGTCTCCAGTCTCGATCCTAAACTTGTCGAGCTTGTCGAGATCCGCGCTTCTCAGATCAATGGCTGCGCTAACTGTCTCAATCTTCATACAATCTTCGCGCGTGAAAAAGGAGAAACGGAACAGCGCATCAATTTGCTTTCTGTCTGGCAGGAGGCTCCATGCTATACCGACCGCGAACGTGCCGCCCTCGGTTGGACCGAAGCAATGACCAGACTCGCGGAGAGGCATGACCACGACAATGCCTATGAAGCCCTGAAGGCCCACTTCACCGAGGAGGAGCAGGTCAAGCTCACACTAGCCATTGTCATCATCAACGGATGGAACCGCATCTCCGTTGGCTTCGGCGGTTTTGCCGACCCGGTTGCCATCAAAGCCAAGGCGGGAGCTGCCGCTTGA